In one Gopherus evgoodei ecotype Sinaloan lineage chromosome 1, rGopEvg1_v1.p, whole genome shotgun sequence genomic region, the following are encoded:
- the CAPZA3 gene encoding F-actin-capping protein subunit alpha-3, producing MSNKCDLSKEEKVWVIYRLLYQAPPGEFYSVFEDLRILVQDDDLMRQEAAQVCAHHNKKNFTLVRIEGTNVLVTRYNDLGGNRFFDPKYKFSFKFDHLSGISNKFQLHGVAWDETELWRTALNSALKAYVDSHFPSGDCCVFRKTLKNRQVFVVCIASHQYKPLGFWNGLWKGEWTFSQIPVITQVTGAIHLQVHYFKDANLHMTVCKTVEETLRVIDPAQLALDFVKLIETEDNKFHIAMLENFQALTDEIWRKILRRQLPVTRTIINWNKLLTNQSIKANISSREVPLSLTKCMV from the coding sequence ATGTCCAACAAATGTGATTTATCTAAGGAAGAGAAAGTGTGGGTCATATACCGTCTGCTGTATCAGGCACCTCCAGGTGAATTCTACAGTGTTTTTGAAGATCTCCGTATTCTGGTCCAGGATGATGACCTAATGAGGCAAGAGGCTGCCCAGGTCTGTGCCCATCACAATAAGAAAAATTTCACCTTAGTCAGAATAGAAGGAACCAATGTGCTGGTGACTCGCTACAATgatctaggaggaaatcgctttTTTGACCCTAAATATAAATTTTCTTTCAAATTTGATCACTTGAGTGGAATATCAAACAAATTTCAGCTCCATGGGGTAGCATGGGATGAGACAGAGTTATGGAGAACAGCCCTAAATAGTGCTTTAAAGGCATACGTGGATAGTCACTTTCCTTCAGGGGACTGCTGTGTATTTAGAAAAACCTTGAAAAACAGGCAGGTATTTGTGGTCTGTATTGCAAGTCATCAATACAAACCGTTGGGTTTCTGGAATGGCCTTTGGAAAGGTGAATGGACTTTTTCCCAGATTCCAGTTATTACTCAGGTTACAGGGGCCATTCATTTGCAAGTACACTACTTTAAAGATGCTAACCTCCACATGACAGTCTGCAAGACTGTTGAAGAGACCTTGCGTGTAATTGACCCAGCCCAGTTGGCGTTAGATTTTGTGAAACTCATAGAAACTGAAGACAACAAATTTCACATTGCCATGCTGGAAAATTTCCAAGCTTTGACAGACGAAATCTGGAGAAAAATTCTACgaaggcagctcccagtcactcGCACAATCATtaactggaataaactgctgacCAATCAGAGCATAAAAGCCAATATTTCCAGTCGTGAGGTGCCACTGAGTTTAACAAAGTGTATGGTTTGA